The genomic region CCACCCAGCCAAGAAAAAATTATTGACGACGCAATGCGGGCCGCCGAGGGAGTACACCGTGACGAGCTAGGAATTGGAGCGGGAAACGAGACTCGAACTCGCGACCCCAACCTTGGCAAGGTTGTGCTCTACCAACTGAGCTATTCCCGCCCTCCGTAAAGAGCAGATATTCTTATGTTTCTCGCCAGTGATGTCAAGGTGGGGACGGTAAAAGTTTATCGACCGCGCTCGGCTCCATACAGTGTCGGCCAGGCCCGTATCAGGTAGACGATCATGGACCACAGGGTCAGGCTGGCTGCGACGTAGACCAGCACGTACCCGGTGGCTTCGACCGGCAACCCCAGCACGGGATCGCGGTAAAGCAGCAGGATGATGGCGATCATCTGGCTGCCGGTCTTGATCTTGCCGATCATGCTGACGGCAACCTCGCCTCCCTTCCCCAGTTCGGCCATGCGTTCGCGCAGGGCCGATACGGCGATCTCGCGGCCGATGATGACCGCCGCCGGGATGGCAAGCCATGGGGTCGGACTTGCCTGAACGAGAAGCACCAGCGCAACAGCCACCATCAGCTTGTCGGCGACCGGATCGAGGAAGGCACCGAAGGCTGAGGTCTGATCCAGTCTGCGCGCGAGATATCCGTCAAGCCAGTCGGTGGCGGCGGCGAGCGTGAAGATTACTGCGGTCGCGGGGCGTGACAGCTCCCAGGGCAGGTAGAAAAACAGCACCAGTACAGGTATCAGTGCGATTCGTACGAGCGTCAACAGCGTTGGCGTGGTCATGGCGGGGTCTGCGTTATTCTCCATGCAGGGTATCATAGATCCTCTGCGCGAGCTCCTTGTTTATCCCGGGAGTTTTCGCCAGTTCATCGATGCCCGCGCGCGCGAGCCCCTGCATGCCTCCGAACTGTTTCAGCAGGATGCGGCGCCGGCCCGGCCCGATGCCCGGAATCTCCTCCAGCGGTGAGCGGTTGCGCGCCCGCGCGCGCTGCCCGCGATGACCTGCCAGGGCGAAGCGATGGGCCTCGTCACGGATGTACTGGATAAGCTGCAGCGCGGCAGAATCAGGCGGCAATACGATCTCCTCCGCGCCCCCGAGGATATGCAGCGTCTCCAGGCCCGGCTTGCGCTCCCTCCCCTTCGCGACGCCGATGACGACGATGCCGCTGATCTGCAGTTCCTCAAACACCTCGCCGACCTGGGCGATCTGTCCCTTGCCGCCGTCGATAAACAGAATGTCCGGCAGTTTCGCCTCGCCTTTCTTCAAGCGCAGGTAGCGTCGCATCAGGGCCTGCTTCATGGCGGCATAATCGTCGCCCGGGGTAATGCCCTTGATGTTGAAGCGGCGATAATCCGATTTAACCGGGCCGAATCGCTCGAACACGACGCACGATGCCACGGTCGCCTCGCCCGCCAGATGGCTGATGTCGAAGCATTCGAGCCGTTGCGGAGGTTCATCGAGCCCCAGGCTCTCGCCCAGATCCGCGAACTTCTGATTCAGGTTGCTCCGCGTGGAAAGATAACGCTTGAGATCAATCTCCGCATTGTCGACGGCCAGCTGCAGCCAGCGGGCGCGCTCCCCGCGCAGCCTGCTGCGGATCGCTACCTTGTGCCCCGACATGCGTTCCAGCACACTGCGGATCATTTCCCCGTCCTCCGGTTCCTCATTGACAAGCAGTTCCGCCGGAACGTCGCGGTCGACGTAGTATTGCGAGATGAATGCGGTGAGGATGTCACTCGCTTCCGCATCGCGCGGATGCTGGGGAAAAAATGCCTTGTTCCCGAGATTCCGTCCGCCACGCAAGCAGAAGATCTCGATGCAGCCCACACCGTCGCGCACCACGGCGGCGATGATATCCATATCTCCCCTGCCCGGACCCGAGTAGTTCTGCTCGAGGATGCGCCGCATGGAGGCGATCTGATCCCGGTAATAGGCGGCCTGCTCGTAATCCAGGCGGCCGGCCGCCTGATCCATCCTGTGGATCAGCTCGTCGACTACCTCGCGGTTCTTCCCTTCGAGGAACATGACCGCATGACGCAGGTCGTGCTGATAGTCATCCTTGCCAATGAGGCCCACACACGG from Gammaproteobacteria bacterium harbors:
- the pgsA gene encoding CDP-diacylglycerol--glycerol-3-phosphate 3-phosphatidyltransferase encodes the protein MTTPTLLTLVRIALIPVLVLFFYLPWELSRPATAVIFTLAAATDWLDGYLARRLDQTSAFGAFLDPVADKLMVAVALVLLVQASPTPWLAIPAAVIIGREIAVSALRERMAELGKGGEVAVSMIGKIKTGSQMIAIILLLYRDPVLGLPVEATGYVLVYVAASLTLWSMIVYLIRAWPTLYGAERGR